Proteins from one Streptomyces genisteinicus genomic window:
- a CDS encoding helix-turn-helix domain-containing protein encodes MTDEDGRAGAAAGAGEPDRDVELEDDDSGAVIAAVGRQVRLWREAAGMRAAELGAAIGYGENQVYKVEVGKRIPKPEFLDRADEVLGAGGKLAAMKRDVAEARYPKKVRDLAKLEADAVEMGAYASVVVHGLLQTEEYARALYGERRPAFSEEQVERLVAARLSRQSVFGRQPAPLLTFVQEEATLRRPTGGRMVLRRQLEHLLELSSLRHVEIQVMPTETEEHAGLGGSHQVLKLSDGTAVGHNEVQLTSRLITEPKEVQILEMRYGLIRAQALTPRLSRTFIEKLAGET; translated from the coding sequence ATGACGGATGAGGACGGCAGGGCAGGGGCGGCCGCCGGCGCGGGCGAGCCGGACCGGGACGTCGAGTTGGAGGACGACGACTCGGGAGCGGTCATCGCGGCGGTGGGACGGCAGGTCAGGCTGTGGCGCGAGGCGGCGGGCATGCGGGCGGCCGAGCTGGGCGCGGCGATCGGCTACGGCGAGAACCAGGTCTACAAGGTCGAGGTCGGCAAGCGGATTCCCAAGCCGGAGTTCCTGGACAGGGCGGACGAGGTCCTGGGGGCGGGCGGGAAGCTGGCCGCGATGAAGCGCGACGTGGCAGAAGCGAGGTACCCGAAGAAGGTCCGGGACCTGGCGAAGCTGGAGGCGGATGCGGTGGAGATGGGGGCGTACGCGAGTGTCGTGGTGCACGGTCTGCTCCAGACAGAGGAGTACGCCCGGGCGCTGTACGGCGAGCGACGGCCGGCGTTCTCCGAAGAGCAGGTTGAGCGCTTGGTGGCTGCGCGGCTGTCCAGGCAGTCGGTTTTCGGGCGGCAGCCGGCTCCCCTGCTGACGTTCGTCCAGGAGGAGGCGACACTGAGGCGGCCCACGGGAGGCAGAATGGTGTTACGCCGACAGCTCGAACACCTGCTGGAGCTGAGCTCGTTGAGGCACGTCGAGATTCAGGTCATGCCGACGGAGACGGAAGAGCATGCGGGGCTGGGCGGGTCTCACCAGGTGCTCAAGTTGAGCGATGGCACGGCTGTGGGGCACAACGAGGTCCAGCTCACCAGCCGGCTGATCACCGAGCCCAAGGAGGTCCAGATCCTTGAGATGCGGTACGGCCTGATCAGAGCCCAGGCGTTGACGCCTCGGTTGTCGCGGACCTTCATCGAGAAACTGGCAGGAGAGACATGA
- a CDS encoding DUF397 domain-containing protein encodes MSVKPSAGAPAELTWVKSSYSTNDGPECVEVAATVSVIHVRDSKNVPGPELGFEPAAWADFVMYASEI; translated from the coding sequence ATGAGTGTCAAGCCCTCAGCCGGAGCCCCCGCCGAGCTGACGTGGGTCAAGAGCAGCTACAGCACGAACGACGGCCCTGAGTGTGTCGAGGTTGCGGCGACGGTCAGCGTCATCCACGTCCGAGACTCCAAGAACGTGCCGGGCCCGGAGCTCGGCTTCGAGCCTGCCGCATGGGCTGACTTCGTGATGTACGCATCCGAGATCTGA